TGAAGAGGCCTGTGGCCCGCTGGGGCGTCAGAGGTGGTAAAATTCACAGAGGACTTTCGGTGTATATTTCTGGGGCCCCACGTGTGCAAACCAAACCCCCGGGGCCTGGGCGTGTGCGCGCGCTCGCATGCCTTGTGTGCGGGCGGGCATGGGGGCGCTCGGCGCGGCTGGCgggtgtgcgcgcgcgcgtgtgtgagtgtgtgtgtgtgctcgtgCGGGGGGCCGGACTGCGTGCTCACGCGCTGCAGGCTGCGCCCAGAGCTCAGCTGCTGGGTTGGAGAAAAAGAGGGTAGGCAAGCGCAGGGGGCGGGCGGCCGAGGAGGGCTTTCGAATTAATCGAGCTAGCTTAGCTGTTTTTCCCTCTCCCGCTCCTTTAAACCCCCCTGCGTCGTAGAGAGAGGGCTGAATTCTCTGTGTGCTGATGGAGGAGGGGGAGCAGGTTGAAACAATCGAGTGGGCGCGCCAGGACTCCCCAGCTCCTggcggggaagggagggggagccCCTGTTCTGCACAGGGAGGGGGCGGGGTTGGGGGGCCCCCGGAACGAGGAAGAGGCAGGGGTGACCGTTAGAACAGGAAAGTGGTCACCCCCGGGGGGCAAAATTTCATTCAGATCGCACATTAATTGGAGATATCTGATTAATTCCAGCTTCTGATGACTATAAATGGCGATTCTCTACCAAGgtgtctatattaaaaaaaaaaaaaatcattccgtGTCATCCCCCACGTCAGGCCTGCTCGTGGGCGTGAGGCTGTACTTCCTCCGCCCCCTCCTAATGGAGTGAACCATTCCCagctctcccccccccccccaagcctctctctctctctctctctctctctttctgtctcttcctcgctccctctttttctctcctccctctgccttcccCGTGCATAAAGTCTCTGTCGCTCCCGGAACTTGTTGGCAATGCCTATTTTTCGGCTTTCCCCCGCGTTCTCTAAACTAACTATTTAAAGGTCTGCGGTCGCAAATGGTTTGACTAAACGTAGGATGGGACTTAAGTTGAACGGCAGATATATTTCACTGATCCTCGCGGTGCAAATAGGTAAGTGGCCGCTCAGCCCGGCTGGAGGTTGGAGGCGGGAGGCAGCCTGCCCCGGCCCGAAGCGCGGAGGGGGACTGGCGGGCCCGAGGCTGCCCCAGGGTGCGAAGAAGCCGGCAAACCCCCGAGGGTGGGGGCATCAGTTCCTGGGGACTAGCGCGTCCCAGATCGGTTTTTCCTAAAGCTATAGATTCCAAATGTTCGCCAGGAAATATGTACGGCCGGACGTTTTCTGGAcaaggttttttttcccccttcttccaAAGCACACATCcatttttgtttccctttctgGGTTTAGACCAGGTTTGGTGCGCTCTGGGGCAATGTACTGGCTCCTGCGATACTGCAAGGTATTATTTTGAAGAGTCTAAAGGTGAATGCAGGAACAAAATGGCTAGGCAGCCAGGACTGGAAAGTTTATGTGCAGAAAGCAAAGATATTCCAGGGCTCAGACTGCTGCATTTAGAACTTTGTCATTCTCCCGCCCCTCCTCCCCTCTATATCCTAGCTGCAGTGTTTGCACCGGCACCGCAGACCCTGCTGGTGGGCAAACCGAGAGTGATAGGGAACTCCAGACCATATGTTTTAATATGCTTACCATTGAAGAGGATGAATTCAGCCAAATTTATGTAGATATACTTTTCTAGGCGCATTTGTCTGCTACTTTACACATTGGtgtctgtattatatatataggaaagGGTTAAGAAGTATTTGGAATATGTCATGTCGggtgtttgttatttttgtttgtttggggttgGTTGTGGAAGGATTTATTCACTCCCCATTTTATGTTAAGGAATGATGAGTCGTAGTTATGCTGTCAAGGGTCTTTTAAAGTTCACATTTTTACCATccagaatgaagaaaagatataCAAGAGGGCACTAGAAAACCCCCTTCTCTGACATGAGGTTAGAACATTAATTAACGTGGCCTAAAAGTGAAAGTGAAGTAGGTTATTAATAGAATGGACAacggggggaaaaaaagaaactcctgaAACGGAATTGTTGCCTCCTATCAGTTCAGGCTGTGGCATTCTTTGCAGACAAATCCTTGCAGTATTGGGGGGAGGGGTGCTTTAGGTAATTGGTTTGGGACAAGAAAGGAGAATGCATAACATGTTTTTTCCATAAGAAATGTGCAGGAAAACAAGGTTTGGAGTTCTCTAGACATTGAAATGGATTCTTTACAGTGGGCTTTTATGCAACTGACATGATTTTGAGTATCTGATCTTCTTTTGCAGAAACATTATAAGGATTTTAGAGTGTGTGAATGCAGGATATTGGTGTTTTCCTTTAATTCTAAAAAGCGACAATGCTTTCAATCTGGTTGTTTTGAGTCTTTGACATTAGTGAAAATTGCtgctataaataatatttctaatgGCAGCAAATTTCTTAAATGTTGGAAATAAGTGAATGTGGCATTTTGCAATAAACCTTTGAATCTTTAGAGAGCAGGAGACAgggttgtttttgagacagaaatttTAATCGGACTAGATTTGGGACTCTGTTTTCCCGGTAGGAAATAACCTTACTTTGAGAcctttggagggaaaaaaaaaaaaaaaaaaaaaaaaaaaaaagacggtgGTCGTGCCTGAGGGACGCGTTTTGAACACATTAACCTCGGTCTAAAAATGACTATTTGTTGGCTGCGGAATTGAAATTGAGCGTATTTGTTCCCGAATGTCTGCCCTTTCCTGCACCAGAACCTCAGTCTTTATTAATTCATGGCTGGGAGCTGTCCCAAATCATTGACATTTGGCAAGAAAAGTGGGGATTGGGGGGGCGGGGAGGTAGAAGAGTGTGGTGAACACGAAAGAAGACTCAGCAGGAGGAAATTCGGAATGAATGAGATGTCGAACGAATGAATGAACGGATGGAAACCGCACAAGAAAGGGACGGCAGAGAGGACAGGGAAGGAGCCAGGGTCACCCGCCAGAGCCTCACCTAAGCGGGGTTCAGGAAGGACAGCGAGGACAGCGAGGGACACACCGGCTGCGACCTGCTGGGACGCGTGCGCCTGCAAAACCCGTCCCGCGCACAGCCTCCCGGCCTCCCAGAGAAGGCTAGAGTCCAAGGAGTCAcagttttaaaagacagaaatgttcACGACTTCTTATtttacacacgcacacactcacacatgcgcGGTGTGCAGGGTCTTCTCCAGCAGCTCCTGGGAAGATAACGTGACAAGAGAGCTCCCGCCCCCGGCGAGCCCCAATTCCCCTTAAAAAATGTCAGTGCATTTTAGGGGCTTCTTTCGCCATTGAGTTTTGGGGGTGTAGGCAAGGGGTGAGGAGAGACGTGGACGGGGAGActggactttattttatttcGTTTCTTCGCTTCAAAGCTGTATTTGTGACATGCGTTATAGAGGAAGATGTGTGGAGTGTATTTCCACTTTGAACGAGTTCTATTAGAACAAAGGTTCGTTTATTCTTAAGATTTTATGTCAGTGTTCGATTTGTTAGTATTGTAGTCGCAAGGGTACTTAATTTTCGCTGTAGGTGAACCCGGAGGTTTAAGAAGGTTTACGTATCTGCCCCAGGGGAGGTCGAAGTTAACCTTGATCCCTTCCCCGGCGCTTCCCGTTCCGGATTAAAAAGCGCAAGGCCCGCCTCGCTCTTCCTGCAGCTATTTGCAAATGGTACGCTCTCGGAAGCTGCTGCGGGTTCGGTCACCTTCTTCTTCGGCGTTTGGCCCGGCGCTCGGGGACAGGGGCCCGCGTGGGGGACCGGGAGAGTGAGGTATCTGGTCCTCCCGggacacattcacacacaaacGCAGCCGCCAGAACGCTGCTGAGGACCAGGCCGGAGCCCAGGGTCGTGGGCGCCAGTGCGGATTTCGATTCTGAGATTCACCCTTTCTTCCCCGCCCTAAAGCTGTGTTTCCCCGGCGCCCTCCCCGCGCCCGGGCTGCTTTGGGCCGCTAGGCACTCAGCCTCCAGCCGGGTTCGTCGGCCTCGGTGGAAAGAGATGGCCACAGCCGCGCGACCGCAGCCTAGTGCCTGTCTCTCCAGTCCCGCGCCTCGGGGTTTGGCCACCCAGAGGCCAGGGGCTTGGAGCTTGGACCTTCGCACGGCCtgtgtttcctcctcctcctcctcctccctccgctCAGCTTTTATCCCGGCGAGCTCTCTGCAGGGAGTCCTGAGCTGGGTCCAGGAGCTCCGGGCCGCGGCGAGCTCACTTTCAGCAGCCTGGCTGGGACCCGGAGAAGAACAGCCTCTCCCCGCTGCTGTCCGGAGTGGAGGCTGGCTTTTTGGCGGGCGGGTGGATTGTTAAGGGTGTCTGGGGAGCTGAGCGActgacagaggaggaggagagaaggagaccCGAGGTTCGTGGATCTGGCCTTTGCGGAGGTGACCCGGGCAGACTCATCCGTGACCCCGCCCGGCCTCTGGCCTTGTCCGCTCCAGACCACTCATCACCCGCGCCAGGTCTCAGGACGCCTAGGTTGCCCTCTTTCCAGTGGGGCGGGAAAGGGTGCATCCGAGGGTCTTACTCGGAATACAGAGTCCACGGTAGGCAATCGGTTTTATAATGAAACAATCCATTTCGGTGACTGCTGGTGGCTTCCAGGAACTatattcgttcattcattcagcagcgTTTGCTGAGCGCCCACCAAGGACAGAGCTCCAAGCCTGAGGCTTATTCGCGTGATGTGGCGTTGGGTTCAGCTGCGTGACCCCACGCCCTGCCGTCTCCCCACCCCGTTCTCGCCCCCGCACGCTGCAGCCGAGACCCCTTCTGACACCTCAAAATGGAAGATCGCATTGTGAGAGCTGTGACAGGGCTTGCTGGGGAAGTGTTGGGAGACGAAGGAGGCagtgaggagaaagagaaataaaagagatgagGGAGGTGAGAAGAGGGGGCGatggaaacagaaaaagatatgGAGCGAGATGCGGGAGGGAGCTGGATGAAAGGAATGGACTCACCTacctcccacccacccacacctGCTCACACACTGACGATCTGCACTAGTCGCAGCGTTAGCCGCAGGTCGGGCATTCCTGGGTCAAGTATTTCATTCACCTTTAACACTGGCGCGCCCCAAGGCTGGGTACTGGGAGAGGCCGCCCGATGCAACGAGGCCGCGCGGAGCCTGGGTCGCACAGGGAAGGGCAGTGGGGCGGCAGGGCGGGGTCGTGGCGCTGCTGACCGGTGTTCCCTCCTCCCTGCAGCGTATCTGGTGCAGGCCGTGAGAGCAGCGGGCAAGTGCGATGCGGTCTTCAAGGGCTTTTCGGACTGTTTGCTCAAGCTGGGCGACAGCATGGCCAACTACCCGCAGGGCCTGGACGACAAGACGAACATCAAGACCGTGTGCACGTAAGTGTCCTTTCTGGCCGCCTGGACTTCGGTTTTGAGGGAGCTATTGAGGTCGGAGAGTGCCGAACCTCCCCGCCTGCGCTCAGCGTTCAGCGCCAGCGCGAATCCGAATCTGCTCACTCTTGCCTTCTGGCTCCAACCCCCAGGCCTAGGACCAGGCCCCCGGGTTAGAACCTGCACTTCCCAAGGGGATCCCACAGCTCGGGGTGGGATATAGAGGAGGATCCTTCAATATAGACCCAGTCCCAGCTCTACGCGGCCTCACAGGCTTGCACAGAGGTGCGCATGCTCAACGTGCTGGGACCCAGGGCAAGGGGCATGAAGAGTTGCTACCAGTTCTTGATGCTGCAAAATCTCTCTGCCTCGTAGCAATCtttatcattcttttctcttGCGTGAACGAGCGAGCCAGGTATTCTCTGAAGAACAGTTAGTTTGGATTTGAGGATTGTTTGGGGGTAATACTACATTTGCCTGAAGGGAGAGTCACTCATCTCATCTGTCCATTTCTCCTGACATAACGCCCCTGTAATACACATCAAGGAAATGCCAGCACAGGCAAGGAGACACGGGTCTCCCTTCCTGTTTCTAGCAGACAGGCTGAAACACTGTCTTATCGTGTGCCAGTGACTTTACCCAAAAAGAGTAAGTCCAGGTAGTAGTCCAGTGATAGCCGCTGTTGAGTTTACAGCAGATTCCGAGGTTTGGAATAGCCACTCTCCTTGTTTCCCTTGCCCCCTTGCACATCTGCACGGTGTCCCCAGACCTGGACAGCTTCAAAGGTAAAGAGAGATGGGTAGGAGTTCATAGCCAGGCCCAGTGGTGTTTTCTCAGAGCTTGGCTGGAAAGCACTGCTCCCACTAGCAATAAGGTAACCAGCAGAGCACTACTGCAGTGGACCTGCAGCAATTTAGCTGCTGCAGACCTTAGAAAACACCCCCATTCTCTGCAACACACACTGTTTTTTTTGCAAAAAACAGCTGTGTTTCCCCACCACCACAATAACGCTTCCAATACAGCCAAGGCAGGTTGTGCCCCTTATTCCCTGAGGTTAGAGTGACCATTTACTATGGCATCATTTGTATACCGTGAAGGCTCTCCTGTCTCCCCAACTGGGGCAAAGGGGACTGGTGGAAGGAGGGATGTTTGTTTAGGTTCTGATAACTTAAATGGGTGTCAATTTTGCTACTCTATTTCCTAAATGCCCCAGTGCCTACTAGGAGCCACAGCGGCTAAGTGGCTAGTGCGTTCCTATCATGAAAGGAACAAAGGCATTTAATTCGAAAAGTCTCGTGATGGATAAGAATGTATCTATAAGGATAAGAAAAGGTTGCATATAGAGCAGCTCCTGAATCCTCTGTCATTTGTTGGAACTTATTTATTCCaggctattttaattttaagcagAACTTTTGTCTTGGAAAACAGGAAAGTGAGAACTCCTCCCTGAGGTCACAGGCCAAGGCTAGGTCCCGGCCCTACTCAGTTGGGGGAGCTGGTTGCTCAACACGGAGCTGAAGCCCACCTCTGCCCAGTCCCAGGGACCTTCTCTACCAGGTCCCTCAGGACTCTGCCCCCATCTGGGCATGCATAAAGAAAAGAGCAATTTAGGCATCCTTTAGCAGAGGTGATTCCACAGACTCTCTGCAGGAAAGCtgtcctccctgggcctcctcATATCCAAATATTGCTGTTTATTACAAGTTGAGGAACCTGGAAGCCCCGTGTCCCTCCAGTACTCATAAATTAACACAGTACCTGCCTTCAATGTGCTTACAGTCCAGGCCAGCCagcagaagggaaagagaggagaaaatacAACCAAACTGTGTGTAGGGCAGGCACCGGTAACCTGGTGCTCAAGGCTCGGGGGAGGTGGGGACCAGCCCGGAGTTACAGAGAGGCACAGATCGACCCAGCTCTGAAAGGAGACAGCGCCCCAGGAATCGATCACGGGTTGGGATTATATTTAGTCTCAGGATCTATTTTGGGTTTTCAGAAGAAAGGGGGACAATCAAAAGGGACAGGTTGGATGAAGGTTGTGGGGGCGGGTCTAGGagctgagcctgggaggaggaagtgGTTGAGTTAGGCGCCGGTCTCCGGGAACTGACCGCCAGAGGAGGACAGAATGTGGGGGAGTCCTCGAGGGTTGGCAGCGGTGGGCACCACGCCCTCCCCGCAGTTCCGGCCTTGGGAGCTGGCGCTACACCCTGAAAACTGTGGGGAGGAAGCCCCATGAGGCCCAAGCCCACGGAAAAGactggggagggagaaagaggagtgaCCCAACGCGCAGGCCTGGGGCACTGGGATTTGCAAGAGCGGATGAAGGCTACGAAGCCGGCCCCAGGTGCTTGGCCACTAACACTCACCGACCCgggggagaagagaggaaggcaggagtcTCCAGGCCGAATCTGAGCCGGGGACTGTGGAGAGCAAGGAGGATGGAGGCAggctgaggggaggaggaagaggaagtggggaacagaagagaggaaagcagacggaatggaaaaagaaagaaagggaaaataaggagaatggaaaacaaaaggaagaggtaGTGGGTGGAGGGAAAGAATGACGGCGAAGGCGAGAGTACCGCGGCGTGGAGGAGGGAGACAGAAGGGGCTAGGGGGAGGAGAATGTAAGAAGCCCCGAGGGGAGGGCCGTGCTCAGAGCTAGCAACCCGTCTTGCAAGCTAAGAGGCATTAATGGGCGGCAGCTTGCGAGGCTTAGCACTGTTTTCCTAGCTTTCCCCGAGGAGGGCGAGCAATCTGTTTGCGGAGGCCGAGGTGCCAGCGCGCCGCAGCGGGTTCACGACCCGGCTCCCGGCTGCCGAGTCCTCTCCTGGCATCTGGAAGGGAAAACCAAGCAGGAGGGGGCGTCCCCCCACCCCCGCTTTAGACAGCCGCTTCTGGCGTAGGCGGAGGTCCCACGAGTCCCGACCTTGCGCAGCCCAGGCGCCAGGGCGGTGAAGAGAAGGTAGGGAGGGGACACCCTGGGAAGTTTGCGGGGCTGCGAGCGGGGAGGCGCAGGGGTGCAGGCCCGGGGTCCTCCCAACGCCCCAAGTGAACCTGCTTCTTCTGTTTTATTCTGTTCCTCACCAGATACTGGGAGGATTTCCACAGCTGCACGGTCACAGCCCTTACGGATTGCCAGGAAGGGGCGAAAGATATGTGGGATAAACTGAGAAAAGAATCCAAAAACCTCAACATCCAAGGCAGCTTATTCGAACTCTGCGGCAGCGGCAACGGGGCGGCGGGGTCTCTGCTCCCGGCGTTCCCCGTGCTCCTGGTGTCTCTCTCGGCAGCTTTAGCGACCTGGCTTTCCTTCTGAGCGTGGGGCCAGCTCCCCCCACGCGCCCACCCACACTCACTCCATGCTCCCGGAAATCGACAGGAAGATCCATTCGTTCTTTGGGGACGTTGTGATTCTCTGTGATGCTGAAAACACTCATATAGGATTGTGGGAAATCCcgattctcttttttatttcgtTTGATTTCTTGTGTTTTATTTGCCAAATGTTACCAATCAGTGAGCAAGCAAGCACAGCCAAAATCGGACCTCAGCTTTAGTCCGTCTTCACACACAAATAAGAAAACGGCAAACCcaccccatttttaaattttattattattaaatttttttttgtttggcaAAAGAATCTCAGGAACGGCCCTGGGCCACCTACTATATTAATCATGCTAGTAACATGAAAAATGATGGGCTCCTCCTAATAGGAAGGCGAGGAGAGGAGAAGGCCAGGGGAATGAATTCAAGAGAGATGTCCACGGACGAAGCATACGGTGAATAATTCACGCTCACGTCGTTCTTCCACAGTATCTTGTTTTGATCATTTCCACTGCACATTTCTCCTCAAGAAAAGCGAAAGGACGGACTGTTGGCTTTGTGTTTGGAGGataggagggagagagggaaggggctgAGGAAATCTCTGGGGTAAGAGTAAAGGCTTCCAGAAGACATGCTGCTATGGTCACTGAGGGGTTAGCTTTATCTGCTGTTGTTGATGCATCCGTCCAAGTTCACTGCCTTTaattttccctcctccctcttgtTTTAGCTGTTACACACACAGTAATACCTGAATATCCAACGGTATAGATCACAAGGGGGGGATGTTAAATGTTAATCTAAAATATagctaaaaaaaaagattttgacatAAAAGagccttgattttaaaaaaaaaaagagagatgtaatttaaaaagtttattataaattaaattcagCAAAAAAAGATTTGCTACAAAGTATagagaagtataaaataaaagttattgttTGAAATGGGGGTGTCGTTTATTTCGTACCCCAACCTGCTTTCTTGGCCCAGTTCTCAGGGTACCTGAAGGGACACAGGATGCCAGTGACAAGCTCACCTCTTCAGGAAGCCGCTGGAAACCTGCCACCTTCAAGCAGACCCTCCTCACTTAAGCCACTTGGCCACTTCCCCAAAACCCTGCttccttaaaaaagagaaaatgaaagttgtttttaaattaattacaaagCAGAGATTCGTTCTATTTGAAGTTTACAGGAATTGGGCTTGCTCGCACAGGCAGACAATGCCAGTGGCCGGCCGGCAGCCCCCGCCTCAGGCGGGTCGGAGCCCTAACCACCATCCTTGCAGGCCTGGCCCTAACCACGATTCGCCTCTTCCTCTGCGGTGGCCAGAGGCAGCTTGCGAATGAACCGCCATTAAGGGCTCCAGCAGAGGGGCCGAGAGGCTGTGTTCCCTGGCAGGGATCAGGTGAATCCTTTCATAATTAATAAGATAGCTCAGCTGAAATGGCGAGGAGACGGGCCCTATTGATCTGGAAGTAGGGCTGCTTCCACCTCTCCTATTTATAGGCCCCGCATGGCCTTACGGGGAAGTAAACATTCCGGAGTAAACAGGGGCAGAGGCGACCCGGGTCCGGGGGCTGTAGGCCTGGAGTAGGCGGGGGGGGAGAAAGAACTGCATGTAGGTCTCTGGGTTCAGAGAAATCGAAATCGAAATCTGTTTTCTTGGAGAAGGTGGCTGTGGGAGGAAGCTGCGGGGGCCccgggggtgggaggaagggaggagaataGACGGAGACCGAGGGGGCTGCAGCAGGTTCCCGCACGGAGAAGCCCGCCGTCCGCTGCGGGGAGGGTGCGCCCGGGCTCTGAAATGCAATGTGTAAACAATCGCTAGTGTAACAGTTCATAAATCAAACCCAGTGGGTCGCAGCCCAATCTGCATTCCCCTCACCAAATGAATTCCAGCAACACATGCGTCCCTGCGCCCGGAGCGCTGGAAGCTGCAACGATTCTTAATGGCAGCATATATTACGGCCGCGCGCTCACGCACGCGCCGCTCGGGGCCTCTCTGGGGAATCGTTTCGCCCGCTCTCTCCCACTCAGTCCCCTCCTCGGTCGATCCCGGGTTCTCAGTCAAAACCAAAGCAGAACCGCGCTACCTGCGCGGGGTGGTCACCCACCAGCAAACGCTCGGGGTTTTggaaaataattgcattttgTTGGTTTCCTTTCAATGGTTATTTTCGGTCTTCGTATAAATAGGATGATTCTAACTTGAGTTCAACCCCTGGAATTCAAATTAGAATGTCTGTGCTTATCTTAAATACGAATCTATGTACTGAGGGGGAGGAGAACCAGGATAAAGAGGGAGGGTCTTCTCCATTTTTGCCATCATAGCACGCCGCTTCCTATCGCTATCTTTTCCTCTGCATATTGGGGGCAAACAAGTGCTCACAATCAAGCCCACTGCTTGTCAAAATAAAAGGCAGGCGCCCTTCTGCTCCGACTGTGGGGAGAAGGGAGACCCCCACGACCCGCAGAGGACGCCCCTCCCCTAGCAGCGCGGGCTTCCCACTCAGAACAATCTCCTGGAAGATCTAGGAAGAGGCAGGCTGCGGGCGGGGCAGAAGGGGCGAGGGGGCGGGGACTGGGAGCGCGGGCTCTTTTGCTCTCCTAACAGGGTTCTTCTCTAGGAACCCCTGGCTCCTACTGCGGTTCCGACTGCTTCCCAGGCGGGGCCGCCCTAGAGGAAGGGCGCGCTCTCCCCTCTCTCAGCCCCTCCACGCGCTTCCAAGCCCCCACGCCACGGAGTCCCAGATCGCCCCGGGAATCTCCAAACCTTGTTGTCCTGTCTGGGGCTCCCTTGCCTGTCCCAAACCGAGGACCACGCTCACGTGAGCATGGAGACATCCCTAGGAATGCAGGGCCGCTAGTCTTGGAAAAGCAGGCTTCTGCAACTGGAGCGTTAGAGAACGTTTCTTCTTCTTGTGGTGATTGTTTAGATTATCATCGCGCCGTCTTCGACTATAATTTGCTGTTTAATCATGATGACATCTCCGTATGTTCGTTGATGTTATCTGTTTTAAGCAGCAAAGCGGCTAGCCATGTTGGCAGTTCAGGGAGATGACATTAACCAGGGCAAGCATGCCCCATTGATGAGGTGGTGGGAGTATTGGGAGTGGGACGGAGTGGGCTTGATGCGCAGAGGACATCGCCATACCTATCTCCTCCCCACGTCGGAGCAGCCTCTCAGTATCTTCCCACCGTCCGTGGCTCTTCAAGTGGTCCACTCAGGCTGGCTTCGGGCCTTTGAGGAGCTGTTGGGATTAGAGAAGGACCTCCTTCATCACATCCCCTGTCCGAGTAGGTTCAAGACAACGCAGTTCACTTGAGTGCAGTGTCTTACGATCCTTATTGTGAACATGCAGGCCAGCTCCAGAGCCCGGCCTGGGCCCAAGGAACTACAGGGCCCCTGGGAAAGGAAAtcggagggagggaggaaactgGCAAGAGAAAAAGGACTCGAGCCTGGAAAATGGGGGACAcagggagaaaggagggggaaAAAGATCTGGAAGTAGAGTTAGAAGGGAAGAGAGGTGGGCGATCACCTGAAACACAGAAGGAGATGATGGAGAAACTTGGAGACAGAGATGTAGCTCTGGGCCAGAGCTAAGGAACAAAGATGACCTCGGTACTTATTTTCATTCAGGACCCCCAGAGAAGCAAATGAGCACAAGAATCTCGACACAGGTTCTCCTTCAGCGGATCCAGAGATCTTTCCACTGTAATCAGAACCCCAGAGGGCCAGGGCCACAGGGGTCTGGAGTCTCGGTGCTGGACGGACAGAGGCAGGAGCGCCAGCCCCCAGCCCTTTCCCGAAACCCACCCCAGGAAATCCGATGAGTCAGGCAAAGATGGAACCAGAGATTTCCCCCTTGCCGAATTCTCCCTCAAATATCAGGAAGGTATTCAACCATTCTCCCCTCGCCACCCCCACTTTTCTCTACAATACACGAGCTCTAGCTTTGCTCGCTGGCTGTCCATCCTCTGGAGCGGTCTACCGCCCCGACCCGGGGGCACTCGAGGGAAGGACCCCTGGATCCCTGACCACTCAGAACACCTACCAAGGGAAATCAAAGCGTTGGTCTCCTCCCTAtcaccgccccccgcccccctcccagAGGTGAAAACGAAGTGGTGAGGGGGGAGTTGGTGGGGGAGGGAATGGGAAGGAGCGGCTGAGGATGCCAGTTTCGGGCTCCGGAAgacaccccacccccatctccacacCGGGTCCCAAGTCATTGTACCTCCCTAGGCTAGGGAGTCTAGGAACTTTGTAATCCTGTAGCTTGTGGTTCCCCCACCAACCCCTCCACTACCCAAGAGAAGAACAGTGTAGAGAAAGCACCCCCT
This is a stretch of genomic DNA from Rhinopithecus roxellana isolate Shanxi Qingling chromosome 4, ASM756505v1, whole genome shotgun sequence. It encodes these proteins:
- the NRN1 gene encoding neuritin isoform X1; its protein translation is MGLKLNGRYISLILAVQIAYLVQAVRAAGKCDAVFKGFSDCLLKLGDSMANYPQGLDDKTNIKTVCTYWEDFHSCTVTALTDCQEGAKDMWDKLRKESKNLNIQGSLFELCGSGNGAAGSLLPAFPVLLVSLSAALATWLSF
- the NRN1 gene encoding neuritin isoform X2, which encodes MGLKLNGRYISLILAVQIAYLVQAVRAAGKCDAVFKGFSDCLLKLGDSMANYPQGLDDKTNIKTVCTFPRGGRAICLRRPRCQRAAAGSRPGSRLPSPLLASGRENQAGGGVPPPPL